A DNA window from Calliphora vicina chromosome 1, idCalVici1.1, whole genome shotgun sequence contains the following coding sequences:
- the LOC135949424 gene encoding organic cation transporter protein: protein MDFDQILAKCGDFNRYQLLILTLFGVVNVIVSMHYFTQTVISFVPDHWCYHEKLENKTFDEIAAVYARVANPSCTKLDDINGLNVTISKEKCTRWIYKYDFGYRSMNTELNWVCESSYKARIGQSLFFIGSVVGTLFYGLLSDKIGRLPALILSNLSGFVGDFSTIFTTSVTSFTLCRFISGLAADTNFYLMYIIVLEYLRPSMRTFGLNLAVGIFYTIGLVFTPWLAVLAGHWQYYLACTSIPILFIGVYYFIVQESAQWLVTRNDVDGAIKRLKRVAKFNGRKVSLTEFDEFRKYCEKQRQKQGGDDQKHSNLIDMFRTPRMRKHTLILFFKSMVITLCYDVVSRNVEGMGISPFIMFSLSALVVLPSSLLLVLLQDRIGRKGMASGSLLVGGFFTVAAGIAIAYQQQNHNAILLACLTIAARFGVAISYESGSQYATELIPTCVRGQGVAAVHVAGFAASFLAPYILWLGTFFKAAPSIILGVLFFTGSLVCLLLPETLNKTLPKTLEEGETFGQGESMFDFPCLSKNKNSTTDSDSEMEPYTKRKQSLTAGLERGGVVVSAVRPDIDNNSNSCT from the exons ATGGATTTCGATCAGATCTTGGCAAAATGTGGTGATTTCAATCGTTATCAATTGTTAATTTTGACTCTATTTGGAGTCGTCAATGTCATTGTATCAATGCATTATTTTACACAAACTGTGATAAGTTTCGTGCCCGATCATTGGTGCTATCACGAAAAGTTGGAGAATAAAACCTTCGATGAAATTGCTGCCGTCTATGCGAGAGTGGCGAATCCCTCGTGCACCAAATTGGACGATATAAATGGTTTGAATGTAACGATTAGCAAAGAGAAATGTACCAGATGGATTTATAAATATGATTTCGGTTATAGAAGTATGAATACGGAG TTAAATTGGGTTTGTGAGTCTTCATATAAGGCCCGCATAGGCCAGTCATTGTTCTTTATTGGCTCTGTGGTGGGCACTTTGTTTTATGGTTTGCTGTCGGATAAAATTGGCCGTTTGCCAGCCTTGATTTTGTCTAATTTATCGGGTTTTGTGGGAGACTTTTCCACCATATTCACCACTAGTGTTACCTCATTTACGTTGTGCCGTTTTATATCGGGTTTGGCGGCAGATACGAATTTTTATCTCATGTATATTATAG TGCTCGAATATTTACGTCCTTCCATGCGCACCTTTGGTCTTAACTTGGCTGTGGGTATTTTCTATACCATAGGCCTGGTATTTACTCCCTGGCTGGCGGTATTGGCTGGTCACTGGCAATATTATTTGGCCTGCACCTCTATACCCATTCTCTTTATTGgggtatattattttattgtgcaAGAAAGTGCTCAATGGCTGGTGACACGTAATGATGTAGATGGCGCCATTAAAAGACTGAAAAGAGTGGCGAAATTTAATGGGCGCAAAGTCAGCTTAACAGAATTTGATGAGTTTCGTAAATATTGTGAAAAGCAGAGACAAAAACAGGGTGGTGATGATCAAAAGCATTCGAATTTGATTGATATGTTTAGGACGCCCCGAATGAGAAAACACACCTTAATATTATTCTTTAAATC CATGGTGATCACTCTCTGCTATGATGTGGTTTCTCGCAATGTCGAGGGCATGGGTATTTCCCCCTTTATCATGTTCTCCCTAAGTGCTTTGGTGGTTTTACCTTCTTCCTTGCTGTTGGTTTTACTACAGGATCGCATTGGTCGCAAAGGCATGGCTTCGGGTTCTTTGCTGGTGGGTGGCTTTTTCACTGTAGCCGCTGGCATTGCTATCGCGTATCAACAACAAAATCATAATGCCATTTTATTGGCCTGTCTGACGATTGCTGCCCGTTTTGGTGTGGCCATTTCTTATGAATCGGGTTCTCAATATGCCACCGAATTGATACCAACTTGTGTGAGGGGTCAAGGAGTGGCTGCTGTTCATGTTGCTGGTTTCGCCGCGTCTTTCTTGGCTCCCTATATTTTGTGGTTGGGCACCTTCTTTAAGGCTGCTCCCTCCATTATATTGGGGGTATTGTTCTTTACGGGTTCGTTGGTGTGTCTGCTGTTGCCCGAGACATTGAATAA AACTCTTCCCAAAACCCTCGAAGAAGGTGAAACCTTTGGCCAGGGTGAAAGTATGTTTGACTTTCCCTGCCtttcgaaaaacaaaaattccacAACAGATTCCGATTCCGAAATGGAGCCGTATACAAAACGTAAACAATCACTGACAGCTGGTCTAGAACGTGGTGGTGTAGTTGTTAGTGCCGTAAGGCCAGATATTGACAACAATAGTAATAGTTGtacataa